The genomic interval GCACCCGCTCGGCCAGCGCTTCCGCCGTGGAGACCCCGAAGGCCTCCAGCAGCCTCGGCTCGTCGAGCCGCTCGCGCCTCTTATAGAGGGCCTGCCTCGCCGCCCCCTGGACCCGCCTCGCCATCCCCCTGGCGAACCCCCCGGGCGCGAGCCGCATGATCGTCGAGTAGTAACCCAGCGTCCCCATTCCGCTCCGTCCCATCCCGGGCGGCTTCGATAGCAAGTGCCCGGCCAACACCCTCCGAGGGGAAAACCGGCGCCAGCAACGAGGAAACCCTGTAGGCCAGTAAAAAAGTTGGGTGGACGGGTGAATGGGTGGGAAAGAGTTTTCCTTCCGTCATCCCTTTCGTTCCCAGGCAGGGTTGCGTTGCACCATTCGCCCACCGTGCCCATTCCTCCGTGTGTGCAGGCAGGTGCTTGGAGTGGGCGGCGTGTGGGTAGGAGTGCCAGCGCCTCCGAGGTGGAGCGAACGGTCTCGGCTGTCGCCGAGCTGGCGCTACATCACGGGGCGAGGGCCGGCCTCGATGCGCTCGCGGAGGCGGCTGTATTTCTCACGGGAGTGAGCGGCGCCGCGCTGTACGCGGCCGGCCGCCGCGTGGCCCTCTCCGGCCTCGCTCCCCCAACCCCGGCTCGCGCCCATCCTCTACAGATGCAGAAGGATGGGCACACGGCCCTGGTGCTCGGCGAGCCGTGCGTGGATGCCTCGGATCGGCAGCTCCTCACCCGCCTGGCCGTGCTGGGCAGCGCGCTGCTCGCGTGCCAGGAGCGCGAGGACGCCGCTCGGGCCGAGCGGACCCGCCTGCGCTGGGAGCGGCTCCGGTTGGTCGAGCTGCTCGCCCACTGGGACCGGGCGAGATCCCGGCAAGCGCATGACCTGCGCACTCCGTTGCAGGTCATCCAGGGTTATATCGACATGCTGAACCGCGGCATGGCGGGTGCGCTCACTCCCCCCATGCAGCGGTACCTCGAGCGCATCGGCCGCGCCGCCAGTGAGTTGAACGTGCGTCTCCAGCACCGGCCCTCTCGCGAGAATGTTCCCGCGGAGGATTTCCGCGTCCTGTTGAGCGCCAGCTTCGGGCCTGGACGGCCAGGGGATGTGCGGCTGGAGCTGCCCGCGATGCCTGTGCGCATCCGCGCTTCCCGGAGCCGGTTGGAGTTGATGGTCCGGACCCTGGAACGGATGCTGCGCGGAGTGCGCGCTTCGGAGATCGTGCTGCGCGTGGAGGCTCCGGAGAGCACCGAGGCGTGGCAGTTGACTCTTCAGGCTCGTGCCGAGCGCCCGTTGCCCGAGAAGGCTCGTGCGTCCCTGGAACGGATTGCTCGCGCGATGGAGGCTCGGATCTCCGTGAGGGAGGATCCGGAGCTCGAGGTGTCCCTGGTGCTGCCTCGTATCCTCGGGTAGGGGAGTTGTTGACCCGGGGTGTGCGGCTCGGGATGCGAATACCCTCACCCTGACCCTCTCCCAGAGGGAGAGGGGATGGACACGGGGCTACGGATCAACCTCGGGCGTTTGGATCACTCGCGCGGTTCTCAGCAAGGCGCGTCGTTTCATCCAGCGCACGCAGAGCATCCCCAGACCTGCTCCTACCGCCACGTAGAGCAGCCACCTCAGGCCCCCTCGGACGTCCGCCAGCACCGTCGGGCCGAACCGGTAGCCCAGCCACGTCATCCCCATCGCCGCCACCCAGGCCGCCGCTCCATCCGCCAGCAGGAATCGGCGATAGGGCAGTCCCGTCGCTCCCGCCAGCAGGAACGCCGGCGCCCGCAGTCCCGGTAGGAAGCGCGCCAGGAACACCGTCAATGAGCCTCGCCGCGCGAACATCTTCTTCAGCAGCTCGACGCGTGTTGGCGTCAGCATCTTCGCCATCTTCGGGTGCGAGAACACCCGCGGCCCCAGCGTGCGTCCGAGCCGGTATAGCGCGCTGTCCCCCGCCAGGATGCCCAGATACGCGGTGAGCGCCATCGCCGGCAGGCTGCCTCCGCTCCGAGCCACCACCAGCCCTCCGGTGATGACCACCAGCTCCTCGCTCAACGGCGCTCCCACTCCACAGAGAACGAGGAGCAGGAACACCGCCGGGTAGGAGAATCCCGCGATCCACAGCGCGACCTGCGCCTCCACGCCGCCTCCTGGCAAGAATGCCAAGGTGCTCACGCCCGGCCCTGGCGGGAAGAGACCTCCTCAACGAGGCCCCACTCCCTCGCCTGCTCAGGCGCTCGCGGGGAGCAGCTGGCGCACCAGATCCAACAGCTTGCCGCGCTCCACCTCGCGCTTGACGAGGTAGCCGTCCGCTCCCGCCTCCAGTCCGGCCGCCCTCTCCTGCGGACTGTCCAGCGACGTACAGAGGATGATCGGGATGTGCGACAGCTTGGGGTTCGCGCGGATGCGCCTCGTGAGCCCGATGCCATCCAGCCTCGGCATCTGCCAGTCACTCACCACCATCTGGCAGGGCGTCCGCTCGAGAATGCCCAGCGCCTCCTCACCGTCCCCGGCCGTCACCACCGAGTAGCCGGCGATCTCCAGCAGCGCCTTCATGGCGAAGCGCGTGGTGAGTGCGTCGTCGCATACGAGGATGTGCGGACGGCGCACCTCGGTGGCGGCGCGCAGCACCACCGGCGCCGAGGCGGCCCGCAGCAACTCCGGCGCGTTGAGCACCGGCACCACGCTGCCGTCGTCCAGCACGGCCGCCCCCGCCAGGTGCGCCACGCCCTGCATGTGCCGCCCCAGCGAGCGCACGACGATCTCCTGCTGGCCCACCACCCCGTCGATCGCGAACACCGCTCGCACGCCG from Archangium lipolyticum carries:
- a CDS encoding histidine kinase dimerization/phospho-acceptor domain-containing protein gives rise to the protein MGRSASASEVERTVSAVAELALHHGARAGLDALAEAAVFLTGVSGAALYAAGRRVALSGLAPPTPARAHPLQMQKDGHTALVLGEPCVDASDRQLLTRLAVLGSALLACQEREDAARAERTRLRWERLRLVELLAHWDRARSRQAHDLRTPLQVIQGYIDMLNRGMAGALTPPMQRYLERIGRAASELNVRLQHRPSRENVPAEDFRVLLSASFGPGRPGDVRLELPAMPVRIRASRSRLELMVRTLERMLRGVRASEIVLRVEAPESTEAWQLTLQARAERPLPEKARASLERIARAMEARISVREDPELEVSLVLPRILG
- a CDS encoding DedA family protein, with product MEAQVALWIAGFSYPAVFLLLVLCGVGAPLSEELVVITGGLVVARSGGSLPAMALTAYLGILAGDSALYRLGRTLGPRVFSHPKMAKMLTPTRVELLKKMFARRGSLTVFLARFLPGLRAPAFLLAGATGLPYRRFLLADGAAAWVAAMGMTWLGYRFGPTVLADVRGGLRWLLYVAVGAGLGMLCVRWMKRRALLRTARVIQTPEVDP